A window from Candidatus Rokuibacteriota bacterium encodes these proteins:
- a CDS encoding (2Fe-2S) ferredoxin domain-containing protein: MGQYRCHVFVCTSGETCPQQGDVEKYVKTLRAAAATAGKHAEVRVNKAGCFSQCGHGPMIVVYPDNVWYAGVKESDLQEILDSHILGGKPVQRLIYDPGVPGANKVKAAP, from the coding sequence ATGGGCCAGTACCGCTGCCACGTGTTTGTATGCACCTCCGGCGAGACGTGCCCTCAGCAGGGCGACGTGGAGAAGTACGTCAAGACACTCCGGGCGGCTGCCGCCACGGCGGGCAAGCACGCCGAGGTGCGCGTGAACAAGGCCGGCTGCTTCTCGCAGTGCGGCCACGGCCCGATGATCGTCGTCTACCCGGACAACGTCTGGTACGCGGGCGTCAAGGAGTCCGACCTCCAGGAGATTCTGGACTCCCATATCCTGGGCGGGAAGCCTGTCCAGCGCCTGATCTACGACCCGGGCGTGCCCGGGGCCAACAAGGTCAAGGCGGCGCCGTAG
- the rseP gene encoding RIP metalloprotease RseP, which translates to MTTIVAFVAVLGILILIHEWGHFIVARLSGVGVERFSIGFGPVLWRFKGKETEYCLSAIPMGGYVKMMGDDENPLEGGKTGAMDPARAFNLKPVWVRFLIVFAGPGMNFVLAVVLTALAFMIWGKPVVPAVVGRVAEGSAAAQVGIMAGDKILTVDGRAVQYWDEVQSLVQEGRGRKLELKVAGAGGERTLAVTPQRVAGRDIFGDEQDYWDLGARQAVSDQAKIGDVVSGGPAAKAGLKAGDLVVSLEGKPLGSWDDFADAISRRAGQPTELGIKRGEQTLTLSVTPAPTGPEGKGRIGVSHSMAPGAGVVFVRSNPATALWEGALKTWEWTYLTVKGMYKLVTVQLAPSNIGGPIQIAAAAGEQARQGINYLTLFTALISVNLAVLNLLPVPMLDGGHLLFFACEAVLGRPISLRKREIAQQVGFVLLMMLMVYAVYNDLSRLDVFDRFFR; encoded by the coding sequence GTGACGACCATCGTGGCCTTCGTCGCGGTGCTGGGCATCCTGATCCTCATCCACGAATGGGGCCATTTCATCGTGGCCCGCCTGTCCGGCGTGGGCGTGGAGCGCTTCTCCATCGGCTTCGGCCCCGTGCTGTGGCGGTTCAAGGGCAAGGAGACCGAGTACTGTCTCTCGGCCATCCCCATGGGCGGCTACGTCAAGATGATGGGCGACGACGAGAACCCGCTCGAAGGCGGCAAGACCGGGGCGATGGACCCCGCGCGCGCCTTCAACCTCAAGCCCGTGTGGGTGCGCTTTCTGATCGTGTTCGCGGGCCCCGGGATGAACTTCGTCCTCGCCGTGGTGCTGACGGCGCTCGCCTTCATGATCTGGGGCAAGCCCGTGGTGCCAGCCGTCGTCGGCCGCGTGGCCGAGGGCAGCGCGGCGGCACAGGTCGGGATCATGGCGGGCGACAAGATACTGACCGTGGACGGCCGCGCCGTCCAGTACTGGGACGAGGTGCAGTCGCTCGTACAGGAGGGGCGCGGCCGCAAGCTCGAGCTGAAGGTCGCCGGCGCGGGCGGGGAGCGTACGCTCGCGGTGACGCCGCAGCGGGTGGCGGGGCGCGACATCTTCGGCGACGAGCAGGACTACTGGGACCTCGGCGCCCGGCAGGCGGTGTCGGACCAGGCGAAGATAGGGGACGTGGTGTCGGGCGGGCCGGCCGCGAAGGCCGGGCTCAAGGCCGGCGACCTCGTCGTCTCGCTCGAGGGCAAGCCCCTCGGCTCGTGGGACGATTTCGCCGACGCGATCAGCAGGCGCGCGGGGCAGCCGACCGAGCTCGGGATCAAGCGCGGGGAGCAGACGCTGACGCTGTCGGTGACGCCCGCGCCGACCGGTCCCGAGGGCAAGGGGCGGATCGGCGTCAGCCACTCGATGGCTCCGGGCGCCGGTGTCGTGTTCGTCCGCTCCAACCCGGCAACCGCCCTCTGGGAAGGCGCGCTGAAAACCTGGGAGTGGACGTACCTGACGGTCAAGGGCATGTACAAGCTCGTGACCGTGCAGCTGGCGCCGTCGAATATCGGGGGCCCGATCCAGATCGCCGCGGCGGCAGGCGAGCAGGCGCGGCAGGGGATCAACTACCTCACGCTGTTCACCGCGCTGATCAGCGTCAACCTCGCCGTGCTGAACCTCTTGCCCGTGCCCATGCTCGACGGCGGCCACCTGCTGTTCTTCGCCTGCGAGGCGGTCCTCGGGCGGCCGATCTCGCTGCGCAAGCGCGAGATCGCCCAGCAGGTCGGCTTTGTGCTCCTGATGATGCTGATGGTCTACGCCGTGTACAACGATCTCTCGCGGCTCGACGTCTTCGACCGATTCTTCCGCTGA
- a CDS encoding 1-deoxy-D-xylulose-5-phosphate reductoisomerase, producing MKRLTVLGATGSVGRRALELIEHFPGQFRVEGLAARGTNPDLVAELCRTHRPRVVALADERAVDVLARVLGHPRPEILGGARGLVVLARDVPADVVLSAIVGGAGLLPTMAAIETGKAVAIANKEPLVMAGSLMTAAARRHKAPLLPVDSEHSAIFQCLEGQQRSQVHRVLLTASGGPFRRMSKADMASVTVEDALNHPTWKMGAKITVDSATLMNKGLEVIEARWLFGLPAEQVQVVVHPQSIIHSMVEYVDGSVIAQLGVADMGIPILYALNYPDRLPWPGERLDLTKVGSLTFEEPDVERFPCLSLCRQALAAAGCAPAVLNAANEIAVGAFLAGRIRYTQIAGLIALALERVPARALDSIETCVGVDAETRRFVEGRLPGGANAAAAGVSGRVGR from the coding sequence ATGAAACGGCTGACGGTGCTGGGGGCGACGGGCTCGGTGGGCCGGCGCGCGCTGGAGCTGATCGAGCACTTCCCCGGTCAGTTCCGCGTCGAGGGCCTGGCCGCGCGCGGCACGAACCCTGACCTCGTGGCGGAGTTGTGCCGGACTCACCGGCCGCGCGTCGTCGCGCTCGCCGACGAGCGCGCGGTGGACGTCCTGGCCCGGGTTCTCGGGCATCCGCGCCCGGAGATCTTGGGCGGCGCGCGCGGGCTCGTCGTCCTGGCGCGCGACGTCCCAGCCGACGTCGTCCTCTCGGCAATCGTGGGCGGCGCCGGGCTCTTGCCCACCATGGCCGCCATCGAGACCGGCAAAGCCGTGGCCATCGCGAACAAGGAGCCGCTCGTCATGGCGGGCAGCCTGATGACGGCGGCCGCGAGACGGCACAAGGCGCCGCTCCTGCCCGTGGACTCCGAGCACAGCGCCATCTTCCAGTGCCTCGAGGGGCAGCAGCGGAGCCAGGTCCATCGCGTCCTCCTCACGGCCTCGGGCGGACCGTTCCGCCGGATGTCGAAGGCCGACATGGCCTCGGTCACCGTCGAGGACGCGCTCAATCATCCTACGTGGAAGATGGGGGCCAAGATCACGGTGGATTCGGCCACGCTCATGAACAAGGGGCTCGAGGTCATCGAAGCCCGCTGGCTCTTCGGCCTCCCTGCGGAGCAGGTGCAGGTGGTGGTGCACCCGCAGTCCATCATTCACTCCATGGTCGAATACGTGGACGGCTCGGTCATCGCCCAGCTGGGCGTGGCCGACATGGGCATCCCGATCCTGTACGCGCTCAACTATCCCGATCGTCTGCCGTGGCCGGGGGAGCGGCTCGACCTGACGAAGGTCGGCTCGCTCACGTTCGAGGAGCCGGATGTCGAGCGCTTCCCGTGCCTGTCGCTCTGCCGCCAGGCCCTGGCCGCGGCCGGCTGCGCTCCGGCGGTCCTCAACGCGGCGAACGAGATCGCCGTCGGCGCCTTCCTCGCAGGAAGGATCCGCTACACACAGATCGCCGGGCTCATCGCCCTGGCGCTCGAGCGGGTGCCCGCGCGCGCGCTCGACAGCATCGAGACATGCGTGGGCGTCGACGCCGAGACGCGCCGCTTCGTCGAGGGCCGGTTGCCCGGCGGGGCGAACGCCGCCGCGGCGGGCGTGTCCGGGAGGGTGGGCCGGTGA
- a CDS encoding phosphatidate cytidylyltransferase, with product MSEARGVPLQAPVDAPTPSRMTELGKRVLSTIVLVPIFVWILIGGPAWLFTLMIVGVGMLANWEFTRMFHRAGVPVLREAGLLWGGLITLAFVRPDRAGAAFAIVVLGLLAASLDRGAAGPARWQRVAVTLLGVCYVNWLLGHAISLRALPDGILWVLLLVWVTCIGETAAYTVGSLLGRHKLAPGISPGKTVEGATAQLAASLLAALTAGGWLFPGLRMRDALAVGLLLGVLGQVGDLVESALKRSVGTKDTGHLIPGHGGILDRIDGFLFNAPVLFYYVTYGRAWSA from the coding sequence ATGTCCGAAGCCCGGGGCGTGCCGCTGCAGGCGCCTGTGGACGCCCCCACGCCGTCGCGCATGACCGAGCTGGGCAAGCGCGTCCTCAGCACCATCGTTCTCGTCCCGATCTTCGTCTGGATCCTGATCGGCGGGCCTGCCTGGCTCTTCACGCTGATGATCGTCGGCGTCGGCATGCTCGCGAACTGGGAGTTCACGCGCATGTTCCACCGCGCGGGTGTGCCGGTCCTCCGCGAGGCCGGGCTTCTCTGGGGAGGGCTCATCACGCTCGCCTTCGTGCGTCCCGACCGCGCGGGCGCGGCCTTCGCGATCGTGGTCTTGGGGCTCCTGGCCGCCAGCCTCGACAGGGGCGCCGCCGGCCCCGCCCGCTGGCAGCGCGTGGCGGTCACGCTCCTCGGCGTCTGTTACGTCAACTGGCTCCTCGGCCACGCGATCTCGCTTCGCGCGCTACCCGACGGCATCCTCTGGGTCCTGCTGCTGGTCTGGGTGACGTGCATAGGGGAGACGGCCGCCTATACCGTTGGCTCGCTGCTCGGCCGCCACAAGCTGGCTCCCGGCATCAGTCCGGGCAAGACGGTCGAGGGCGCCACAGCACAGCTCGCGGCCTCGCTGCTCGCGGCGCTGACCGCCGGCGGGTGGCTCTTCCCGGGCCTGCGGATGCGCGACGCCCTCGCCGTCGGCCTCCTGCTGGGCGTGCTCGGACAGGTGGGTGACCTGGTCGAGTCCGCGCTGAAGCGGAGCGTGGGCACCAAGGACACCGGGCATCTCATCCCCGGGCACGGCGGCATTCTCGACCGGATCGACGGTTTCCTCTTCAACGCGCCGGTGCTGTTCTACTATGTGACGTACGGAAGGGCATGGAGCGCATGA
- a CDS encoding isoprenyl transferase → MALKAGTDAAAAELTTLGERELRDRILTRPLPRHVAIIMDGNGRWATSRGLPRVAGHSEGVKAVRNTVRAAGDVGIGYLTLYAFSSENWNRPSHEVSTLMSLLERSIDRELPELMARNVRFRVIGRPNGVPPAVQRRIGHVVDATAANSGLTLVMAFNYGARDEIVDACRQLARDVRDGRVEPEEIDEVRIGRALYTDGVPDPDLLIRTSGEMRLSNFLLWQVAYTELWVTPTRWPDFGPRDLYLAVADFQQRDRRFGRV, encoded by the coding sequence ATGGCGCTCAAGGCTGGGACCGATGCCGCGGCGGCGGAGTTGACGACACTCGGAGAGCGCGAGCTGCGTGACCGCATCCTCACGCGCCCGCTGCCTCGTCACGTCGCGATCATCATGGACGGCAACGGCCGCTGGGCGACCTCGCGCGGCCTGCCCCGCGTGGCCGGACACAGCGAGGGTGTCAAGGCGGTTCGCAACACCGTCCGGGCTGCGGGCGATGTCGGCATCGGGTACCTGACGCTCTATGCCTTCTCCTCGGAGAACTGGAACCGGCCGAGCCACGAGGTCTCGACGCTGATGAGCCTGCTCGAGCGGTCGATCGACCGGGAGCTGCCGGAGCTCATGGCGCGCAACGTCCGCTTCCGCGTCATCGGCCGCCCGAATGGCGTGCCGCCCGCGGTCCAGCGGCGCATCGGCCACGTGGTAGATGCGACGGCGGCCAACAGCGGGTTGACGCTTGTGATGGCGTTCAACTACGGCGCGCGCGACGAGATCGTGGACGCCTGCCGGCAGCTCGCGCGCGACGTCCGGGACGGGCGGGTCGAGCCCGAGGAGATCGACGAGGTGCGGATCGGCCGCGCGCTCTACACCGACGGCGTCCCCGATCCCGACCTCTTGATCCGCACGAGCGGCGAGATGCGCCTGTCCAACTTTCTGCTCTGGCAGGTCGCCTACACCGAGCTGTGGGTGACGCCCACGCGCTGGCCCGACTTCGGGCCGCGCGACCTCTACCTCGCGGTGGCGGACTTCCAGCAGCGGGACCGGCGCTTCGGGCGCGTGTGA
- the frr gene encoding ribosome recycling factor, which yields MQNVVKDLETRMQAAVDLLAREFSGVRTGRANTALLDNLRVEAYGNVTPLNQLASLSVPDPKTLVIQPWDASQIGNIEKAIHKSDLGITPSSDGKVLRLTMPTLTEERRKQLAKTVGKYAEDARVAIRNVRREANERLKAMAKDKHVSQDEERRGHDSIQKATDKFTAKVDELAKKKEQEILAM from the coding sequence ATGCAAAACGTCGTCAAGGATCTCGAAACGCGGATGCAGGCGGCCGTCGATCTTCTCGCGCGCGAGTTCTCCGGGGTGCGCACGGGCCGCGCCAACACGGCGCTGCTCGACAACCTCCGGGTCGAGGCCTACGGCAACGTGACGCCGCTCAACCAGCTGGCCTCGCTGTCGGTGCCGGATCCCAAAACGCTCGTCATCCAGCCGTGGGACGCTTCCCAGATAGGGAATATCGAGAAGGCCATCCATAAGTCGGACCTCGGCATCACGCCGTCGTCCGACGGCAAGGTCCTGCGCCTGACCATGCCGACGCTCACCGAGGAGCGCCGCAAGCAGCTGGCGAAGACGGTGGGCAAGTACGCGGAGGATGCCCGCGTGGCGATCCGCAACGTCCGCCGCGAGGCCAACGAGAGGCTCAAGGCCATGGCCAAGGACAAGCACGTCTCACAGGATGAGGAGCGCCGCGGACACGATTCCATCCAGAAGGCGACGGACAAGTTCACCGCCAAGGTGGATGAGCTGGCGAAGAAGAAGGAGCAGGAAATCCTGGCGATGTAG
- the pyrH gene encoding UMP kinase: protein MADTQAPAAYRRVLLKISGEALAGKQGYGIDPETIGGIAEEIREVIDMGVQLAVVIGGGNIFRGIAASAGGMDRVTGDYMGMLATVINALALQDAIEKAGVPTRVLSAIEMRAVSEPYIRRRAIRHLEKGRVVVFAAGTGNPFFTTDTAGALRAVEIGAEALLKASKVDGIYTSDPAKDPKAVKLARVGYIEALNRGLAVMDTTAISLCMDNKLPIVVFDLTRRGNIRRIVAGEAVGSVVTNDATPPKG, encoded by the coding sequence ATGGCCGACACCCAGGCCCCCGCCGCGTACCGCCGCGTCCTGCTCAAGATCTCGGGCGAGGCGCTGGCGGGCAAGCAGGGCTACGGCATCGACCCCGAGACCATCGGCGGCATCGCGGAGGAGATCCGCGAAGTGATCGACATGGGGGTGCAGCTGGCCGTCGTCATCGGCGGCGGCAACATCTTCCGCGGCATCGCGGCGAGCGCCGGCGGCATGGATCGTGTCACCGGCGACTACATGGGCATGCTCGCCACCGTCATCAACGCGCTGGCGCTCCAGGACGCCATCGAGAAGGCGGGCGTGCCGACGCGCGTGCTCTCTGCCATCGAGATGCGCGCGGTGTCCGAGCCGTACATCCGCCGGCGGGCCATCCGCCACCTCGAGAAGGGGCGGGTGGTGGTCTTCGCCGCGGGCACGGGCAACCCGTTCTTCACGACGGACACCGCAGGCGCCCTGCGCGCGGTCGAGATCGGAGCCGAGGCGCTTCTGAAGGCCTCCAAGGTAGACGGTATCTACACCTCCGACCCGGCCAAGGACCCGAAGGCCGTCAAGCTGGCGCGCGTCGGTTACATCGAGGCGCTCAACCGGGGCCTCGCGGTGATGGACACCACGGCCATCTCGCTCTGCATGGACAACAAGCTGCCCATCGTGGTCTTCGACCTGACTAGGCGGGGCAACATCCGGCGCATCGTCGCCGGCGAGGCGGTGGGCTCCGTCGTCACCAACGACGCCACACCGCCCAAGGGGTAG
- the tsf gene encoding translation elongation factor Ts: MASSAELVRELRDRTGAGVMDCKAALEASKGDLQGAVEHLRKKGLADAAKKQHREAKDGLVHAYIHPGSKIGVLVEVNCETDFVARTGDFQQLVKDLAMQVAAASPLYVSREQVPGPVVEKEREIYSQQMADQKKPPQVIDKIIEGKLEKFFAGVCLLEQPFIKDATGKTRIKEMVDGATAKMGERVVVKRFVRFQVGAD, translated from the coding sequence ATGGCATCGTCAGCCGAGCTCGTAAGGGAGCTCCGGGACCGCACCGGGGCGGGAGTCATGGACTGCAAGGCGGCGCTCGAGGCCTCGAAGGGCGATCTCCAGGGCGCCGTCGAGCACCTGAGAAAGAAAGGCCTTGCCGACGCGGCCAAGAAGCAGCACCGCGAGGCCAAGGACGGCCTCGTGCACGCCTACATCCACCCGGGCAGCAAGATCGGCGTCCTGGTCGAGGTCAACTGCGAGACCGACTTCGTGGCCCGCACCGGCGACTTCCAGCAGCTGGTCAAGGACCTGGCCATGCAGGTGGCTGCGGCGAGCCCGCTCTACGTCTCGCGGGAGCAGGTGCCGGGGCCCGTGGTGGAGAAGGAGCGCGAGATCTACAGCCAGCAGATGGCCGACCAGAAGAAGCCGCCCCAGGTGATCGACAAGATCATCGAGGGCAAGCTCGAAAAGTTCTTCGCGGGGGTGTGCCTGCTCGAGCAGCCTTTCATCAAGGACGCGACCGGCAAGACCCGGATCAAGGAGATGGTCGACGGTGCGACGGCCAAGATGGGCGAGCGCGTGGTGGTCAAGCGCTTCGTGCGCTTCCAGGTCGGCGCGGACTAG
- the rpsB gene encoding 30S ribosomal protein S2, which produces MAALTMKELLEAGVHFGHQTKRWNPKMQKYIFGERNGIYIIDLQKTLKKFREAYAYVRDLAAGGGTLLMVGTKKQAQETVLEEATRCGMFYVNHRWLGGTLTNFATIRKSIARLKKLDEMKETGEYDRLPKKEVIVLEREREKLQHTLVGIRNLDRLPSAVFIIDPKKETIAVEEARRLAIPIVAIVDTNCDPSGIDYPIPGNDDAIRSVRLITSRIADAVLEGAGTLAKETAAADEIPASPDMPVVTEAEMAASAEAPAQA; this is translated from the coding sequence ATGGCGGCACTGACCATGAAGGAGCTGCTGGAGGCCGGCGTGCACTTCGGCCACCAGACGAAGCGCTGGAACCCCAAGATGCAGAAGTACATCTTCGGGGAGCGCAACGGCATCTACATCATCGACCTCCAGAAGACCCTCAAGAAGTTCCGTGAGGCGTACGCCTACGTGCGCGACCTCGCGGCCGGCGGCGGCACGCTCCTGATGGTCGGCACGAAGAAGCAGGCGCAGGAGACGGTGCTCGAGGAGGCGACCCGCTGCGGCATGTTCTACGTCAACCACCGCTGGCTCGGCGGCACGCTGACCAACTTCGCCACGATCCGCAAGTCCATCGCGCGGCTCAAGAAGCTGGACGAGATGAAGGAGACGGGCGAGTACGATCGGCTGCCGAAGAAGGAAGTCATCGTGCTCGAGCGGGAGCGCGAGAAGCTCCAGCACACACTGGTCGGCATCAGGAACCTGGACCGGCTACCCTCGGCCGTCTTCATCATCGATCCCAAGAAGGAGACGATCGCGGTGGAGGAGGCGCGGCGGCTCGCCATTCCCATCGTCGCCATCGTAGACACCAACTGCGACCCCAGCGGGATCGACTATCCGATTCCGGGCAACGACGACGCCATCCGATCGGTGCGGCTCATCACCTCCCGCATCGCCGACGCGGTGCTCGAGGGCGCCGGCACGCTTGCCAAGGAGACAGCGGCGGCCGACGAGATCCCGGCCTCTCCGGACATGCCCGTGGTGACCGAGGCCGAGATGGCCGCGTCGGCCGAAGCCCCGGCGCAGGCCTGA
- the argJ gene encoding bifunctional glutamate N-acetyltransferase/amino-acid acetyltransferase ArgJ translates to MADMQWLDGGITAVPGILASGMAAGIKPSGKKDLALIYSSAPARAAAVFTTNQVKGAPVVVSQEHIRDGRAQAILASSGCSNVCTGEQGIKDAREMTKTVGELLRIKPGQVLIAATGVIGQPLPMDKIRAALPKLVKGLSPQGGRSAAEAIMTTDTRIKEAALRIEIGGRPITIGGIAKGVGMLEPHLATMFCFLATDAMVASDALPRVLKRAVDGSLNRITVDGDQSTSDTVAVLANGLAENAPLERGSRGLREFARGLEAVVAKLARMLVADGEGATKVVEVSVSGARTRREALLAARSVANSPLVKTAVNGADPNWGRIMMALGKSPARVAQDKVAISVGDEALVEKGMLKAGARLDKIRALMAEPEYSISIDLGLGRGQDRVWTSDLSEEYVRINGKYTT, encoded by the coding sequence ATGGCGGACATGCAGTGGCTCGACGGAGGCATCACGGCCGTCCCGGGCATCCTGGCCTCGGGCATGGCGGCCGGCATCAAGCCCAGCGGCAAGAAGGACCTCGCCCTGATCTACTCCTCGGCGCCCGCGCGGGCCGCCGCGGTCTTCACCACCAACCAGGTCAAGGGCGCGCCGGTGGTCGTTTCGCAGGAGCACATCCGCGACGGCCGGGCCCAGGCCATTCTCGCCTCGAGCGGCTGCTCGAACGTCTGCACGGGTGAGCAGGGGATCAAGGACGCTCGCGAGATGACCAAGACGGTCGGCGAGCTCCTGCGTATCAAGCCCGGCCAGGTGCTGATCGCCGCGACGGGGGTGATCGGCCAGCCGCTGCCGATGGACAAGATCCGCGCGGCGCTGCCGAAGCTCGTCAAGGGTCTCTCGCCCCAGGGCGGCCGGAGCGCCGCCGAGGCGATCATGACGACCGACACGCGGATCAAGGAAGCGGCCCTCCGGATCGAGATCGGCGGGCGCCCGATCACGATCGGGGGCATCGCCAAGGGCGTGGGCATGCTCGAGCCGCACCTCGCGACGATGTTCTGCTTCCTGGCGACGGACGCGATGGTCGCCTCGGACGCGCTGCCGAGGGTGCTCAAGCGGGCGGTCGACGGGTCGCTCAACCGGATCACGGTGGACGGGGACCAGTCCACGAGCGACACGGTCGCGGTGCTGGCGAACGGGCTCGCGGAGAACGCGCCGCTCGAGCGCGGCAGCCGGGGCCTGCGGGAGTTCGCGCGCGGGCTCGAGGCTGTCGTGGCGAAGCTCGCGCGCATGCTTGTGGCCGATGGCGAGGGCGCGACCAAGGTGGTCGAGGTGAGCGTGAGCGGGGCGCGGACGCGGCGCGAGGCGCTGCTGGCCGCGCGATCGGTCGCGAACTCGCCGCTCGTCAAGACCGCGGTCAACGGCGCCGACCCCAACTGGGGCAGGATCATGATGGCGCTGGGCAAGTCGCCGGCCCGCGTGGCGCAGGACAAGGTTGCGATCAGCGTAGGCGACGAAGCGCTGGTGGAGAAGGGCATGCTCAAGGCGGGCGCGCGGCTCGACAAGATCCGCGCGCTCATGGCGGAGCCCGAGTATTCGATCAGCATAGACCTGGGTCTCGGCCGCGGCCAGGACCGGGTGTGGACATCGGATCTCAGCGAGGAGTACGTCCGGATCAACGGCAAGTACACGACCTAG
- the argC gene encoding N-acetyl-gamma-glutamyl-phosphate reductase, whose protein sequence is MLRVAVAGASGYMGAEALRLLCVHPKLQLVAVTSERLAGERLDKVFPHLRGLSALVFSELDPARISDEADLVFLALPHMESQRAVPVLRKHGRKVIDLSADYRLRDGALYATWYKAGHIDAAGLGEAVYGMPELYRKAISGASLVANPGCYAMGAILATAPLLKSGLGRVEGIVIDGKSGVTGAGAQGRTIDPMYLYAEANENVQAYAIGTHRHTPEMEQELSALAGKPVVVGFTPHLVPLNRGILITASVPLAKSAGTADLLALYREFYAGEPFVRVLPEGERPTTRSVTGSNFCDIAVVSDPRTGRAVCVSTLDNLGKGGSANGIQNLNIMMGWDERTGLEAPPVYP, encoded by the coding sequence GTGCTGCGCGTGGCGGTTGCCGGGGCGAGCGGCTACATGGGGGCGGAAGCCCTCCGCCTGCTCTGCGTCCACCCCAAGCTCCAGCTGGTCGCGGTGACATCCGAGCGGCTGGCCGGCGAGCGGCTCGACAAGGTCTTCCCGCACCTGCGCGGCCTCTCGGCGCTGGTGTTCAGCGAGCTCGACCCCGCGCGCATCAGCGACGAGGCCGACCTCGTCTTCCTCGCGCTGCCGCACATGGAGTCCCAGCGTGCGGTGCCCGTCCTCCGGAAGCACGGCCGCAAGGTCATCGATCTCTCGGCCGACTACCGGCTGCGCGACGGCGCGCTCTACGCGACCTGGTACAAGGCGGGCCACATCGACGCCGCAGGGCTCGGGGAAGCCGTGTACGGCATGCCGGAGCTGTACAGGAAGGCCATCTCGGGCGCCTCGCTCGTGGCCAACCCCGGCTGCTACGCCATGGGCGCGATCCTGGCGACGGCGCCGCTGCTCAAGAGCGGGCTCGGGCGGGTCGAGGGCATCGTGATAGACGGCAAGTCGGGCGTGACGGGGGCAGGGGCGCAGGGGCGGACGATCGACCCCATGTACCTGTACGCCGAGGCCAACGAGAACGTGCAGGCGTACGCCATCGGGACTCACCGCCACACGCCCGAGATGGAACAGGAGCTTTCGGCCCTTGCGGGCAAGCCCGTCGTGGTCGGCTTTACTCCACATCTTGTGCCGCTCAACCGCGGCATCCTGATCACGGCCTCGGTGCCGCTCGCGAAGAGCGCGGGCACGGCCGACCTCCTCGCCCTCTACCGCGAGTTCTACGCGGGCGAGCCCTTCGTGCGGGTGCTGCCCGAGGGTGAGCGGCCGACGACCCGCTCCGTGACCGGTTCCAACTTCTGCGACATCGCCGTCGTCTCCGATCCGCGCACGGGGCGCGCCGTCTGCGTCTCGACCCTGGACAACCTGGGCAAGGGCGGCTCGGCCAACGGCATCCAGAACCTCAACATCATGATGGGGTGGGACGAGCGGACGGGTCTCGAAGCGCCACCGGTGTACCCGTAG
- the rpsI gene encoding 30S ribosomal protein S9, whose translation MAAATQFYGTGRRKTSVARVWLRPGGGRILVNRRPFEDYFPRETLRMIIAQPLQVTNTFGTFDATINVGGGGPSGQAGAVRHGIARALLEFDVNLRPTLKRAGLLTRDPRMKERKKYGQPGARSKFQYSKR comes from the coding sequence ATGGCCGCAGCGACGCAGTTCTACGGTACGGGAAGGCGGAAGACGTCGGTGGCGCGCGTATGGCTCCGGCCGGGTGGCGGCCGGATCCTGGTCAATCGCCGCCCATTCGAGGACTACTTCCCGCGGGAGACGCTGCGCATGATCATCGCGCAGCCGCTCCAGGTGACGAACACCTTCGGGACCTTCGACGCCACCATCAACGTGGGCGGCGGGGGGCCGTCGGGCCAGGCAGGCGCGGTGCGCCACGGCATCGCCCGGGCGCTGCTCGAGTTCGACGTCAACCTGCGGCCGACGCTCAAACGGGCGGGCCTTCTCACGCGCGACCCGCGGATGAAGGAGCGCAAGAAGTACGGCCAGCCGGGCGCGCGGTCGAAGTTCCAGTACTCCAAGCGGTAG
- the rplM gene encoding 50S ribosomal protein L13: MATVMPKEDEIERKWFVVDASGKVLGRLASRVAHVLRGKHKPTFAPNLDVGDHVVVINAEKIHLTGRKLTDKMYRWHSGYIGGLREVSAERMLKSHPERVVEWAIQGMLPKGRLGRAMARKLKVYKGSDHPHAAQKPEALPTGGRTKN; this comes from the coding sequence ATGGCGACGGTAATGCCGAAGGAAGACGAGATCGAGCGGAAGTGGTTCGTGGTGGACGCCAGCGGCAAGGTACTGGGAAGGCTGGCCAGCCGGGTGGCGCACGTGCTGCGCGGCAAGCACAAGCCCACGTTCGCTCCAAACCTCGACGTGGGCGACCACGTGGTGGTGATCAACGCCGAGAAGATCCATCTGACGGGACGCAAGCTCACCGACAAGATGTACCGGTGGCACTCCGGCTATATCGGCGGTCTGCGCGAGGTGAGCGCGGAGCGCATGCTCAAGAGCCATCCCGAGCGCGTGGTCGAGTGGGCCATCCAGGGCATGCTCCCCAAGGGGCGCCTCGGCCGGGCCATGGCACGCAAGCTCAAGGTCTACAAGGGATCCGATCACCCGCACGCCGCGCAGAAGCCGGAAGCCCTGCCGACCGGCGGCCGGACCAAGAACTGA